The genomic interval ACGTCGTGCCGGTCTACCCGATCACGCCGCAGACGCCGATCATCGAAGAGTTTGCGCAGATGGTGGCCGACGGCCGCTGCGACACCGAAATCATCAACGTCGAGTCGGAGCACTCGGCCATGAGCGCGGCCGTGGGCGCTTCGGTGGCCGGCGCGCGCGTGATGACGGCCACGGCCTCGCAGGGCCTGGCGCTGATGATCGAGGTGCTCTACATCGCGGCCTCCATGCGCTGCCCGATCGTGATGCCGCTGGGCAACCGGGCGCTGAGCGGGCCGATCAACATCCACTGCGACCATTCCGACGCCATGCTGGCCCGAGATTCGGGCGCCGTCCAGATCTTCACGGAAAACGGCCAGGAAGCCTACGACTACACGCTGATGGCCGTGCGCCTGGCCGAAGACCAGCGGGTGCTGCTGCCCGTGATCGTCAACCTGGACGGCTTCACGCTCACGCATTCGGCCGAGGCCGTCGAGCTGCTGCCCGACGAGGTAGCCCGGGCGTTCGTGGGCCACTATCGGCCGCTCTATCCGCTGCTGGACACGGCGCGCCCCACCACGCAGGGCCCGTTCGACATGCCCGACTTCTACTACGAGCACAAGCGGCAACAGGACGAGGCCATGCGAGGCGTGCTGGAAGTCTTCCCCGAGGTGCAGCGCGCCTACGCCGAGGCCACCGGACGCAACTACCGGGGCTACTACGAAGCCTACCGGCTCGACGATGCGGACTTTGCCGTGGTCGTGCTGGGATCGACGGCCGGCACGGCCAAAGTCGTCGTCGATACGCTTCGGGACGAAGGGCAGCGGGTGGGGCTGCTCAAGCTGTGGCTCTTCCGACCCTTCCCGCATGCCGCCGTGGCCGAAGCGCTGCGTGGCAAACAGGCCGTGGCCGTGATGGACCGGGCGCTGTCGTTCGGAAGCTGGGGGCCGCTCTTCACCGAAATTGCCGCGGCCCTGTACGGCCTGCCCGAAGCCAAGCGACCGCGCCTGCACAACTTCACCTATGGTCTGGGAGGGCGCGACGTTACGCCCGACCAGATCGCCGAAGCGCTGACCCGCATTCAGGATCCGCGCACGCCTGCCGTCATGCGCTACCTGGGCGTGCGCGCCTAACCCGAGAGAAACTGCCATGATGACCGGGCTTTCCTCCAACGGCGAAACGATTCGCCTGAAGACGCTCAAAGAACTGGCCGAGCGTGAACAGCGCGAGCTGCGCTTCCAGGGCGGCCACTCGCTCTGTGCGGGCTGCGGCGTGCCGCTGGTGGTGCGCACCGTGCTGAACGCCATCGACACGCCCGTGGTCGTGGTCAACGCGACGGGCTGCCTGGAGGTAGCCACCACGCGCTATCCTTCGACGGCCTGGAACGTGCCCTGGCTGCACGTGGCCTTCGAGAATGCGGCCGCCGCCGCCAGCGGCGTGGAGGCCGCCTTCCGGGTGCTCAACCGCAAGCGCAAAAACGGCCGGCCGATTCCCTTCGACCTGCCCGAAGACGTGCGCATCATCGCCTTCGGTGGCGACGGCGGCACCTACGACATCGGGCTGCAGGCCCTCTCGGGCGCCCTGGAGCGCGGGCATCGCTTCACGTACATCTGCTACGACAACGAAGCCTACATGAACACGGGCAACCAGCGGAGTGGCGCCACGCCCCCGCTGGCCCATACGACCACCACGCCTGTGGGCGAGCAGAGCCTGGGCAAACTCCAGCAGCGCAAGGACCTGACCGAGATCGCCGTCGCCCACCACGTGCCCTACGTGGCCCAGGCATCGATCTCGAACTGGCAGGATCTGGTGCGCAAGATCCAGATGGCCGTGCAGGTGGACGGACCGAGCTTTCTCAATGTGCTGGCGCCCTGCCAGCGCGGCTGGGGCTACGACCCGTCGCAGACCGTCGAGATCGCCCGCCTGGCCGTCGAAACGTGCTTTTGGCCGCTCTACGAGGTAATCGACGGCGAGTACCGGCTGAACTACCGACCGCGCAAGCCGCTGCCCATCGCCGAGTGGGTCAAAACGCAGGGGCGCTTCCGCCACCTGCTCCGCCCGGAGAACCGACACCTGCTCGACGCGCTGCAGGAGCAGGTCAACCGCGAATGGGAGCGGCTGCTGCGCAAATGCGAAGGACGCCTGCTGGAAGTGTAGGACGATCGGGTATCCGGCAAATGCGGGCGTGTCGCCACACACGCTCCGAAGCGCTGTAACTGAAACGTTACATCTGCAATCTTGCGCGGGATGGCCTGTGGGTGCTCTTTGAGAAGCGAAGCAGGGCTGGGCACGTCGGTGTAGGCTCTTCTGAAGAGATAACGTGCCCGGAGCAGGGTGCCGGTCTGTCTGTCTTCACCTCAACCGCCGGGAAATATGCGTCAAACCATGGCCTGGGTCCTGGAGCGCCGGGACTTCGATGCGCTGCTCGAAGCGCTGAGTCGGCGCGGCTATACGCTGATCGGGCCGCGCGTGCGCGACGGCGCCATCGTCTACGACCGCATTCACCGAAGCGAAGACCTGCCCGTCGGCTGGACCGACGAGCAGCGTGGCGGCATGTACCGCCTGCGCCGCCGGGACGACGAGGCGCTTTTCGGCTACGTGGTGGGTCCGCAGAGCTGGAAGCAGTGGCTCTTTCCTCCCACACTGCACCTCTGGCGGGCCAGCCGGAGCGAAGGCGACGGTGCGTTTGCCGTGGAAGAAACACCGCTGCCGGACGAAGCCTACGCCTTTGTCGGCGTGCGCGCCTGCGAACTGGCGGCCATCGCCGTGCAGGATCGCGTCTTCCTGGAAGGCCCCTATGCCGACCCTTACTACCGGACCGTACGTGAGCGGCTGTTTCTGCTGGCCGTCAACTGCACCGAGCCCGGCGGCACCTGCTTCTGCGCCTCGATGCAGACGGGTCCCCGCGCTACCGCGGGTTTCGACCTGGCCCTGACCGAAGTGCTGGAAGGCGACCGCCACTACTTTGTCGTGACCGTCGGGAGCGACACCGGCCGCGCCGTGCTGGCCGACGTGCCCCATCCCGAGGCGCAGCCCGACGAGGTAGCCGCTGCCGACACGCGCCTGCAGGAAGCCGCCACCCGCATGGGCCGCCACCTGGATACCGAGGGACTGAAAGAGCTGCTGCAGAAAAGCTACGAACACCCACGCTGGGACGAGGTGGCCCGGCGCTGCCTGAGCTGCGCCAACTGCACGATGGTCTGCCCGACATGCTTCTGCCACACCGTCGAGGACGTTACCGACCTGACCGGCCAGACGGCCGAGCGTGTGCGACGCTGGGACTCCTGCTTTTCGGTGGAATTCTCCTACATCCACGGCGGAAGCGTGCGCCAGAGCACCCGCTCGCGCTACCGCCAGTGGCTCATGCATAAGCTTTCCACCTGGGTGGATCAGTTCGGCGTGATGGGCTGCGTGGGATGTGGCCGGTGCATCACCTGGTGCCCGGTCGGCATCGACCTGACCGAGGAGGTAGCTGCCATTCGTTCCACCCGCAAACCTGCTTCGTCGCCATGACCGCGCAACGTTCACTGAAAGATCTGCTGGCCGAGCACCCGTTCTTTCAGGGACTCGAAGAACCGTACCTGGAGCTGATTGCCGGCTGTGCCCGGAACGTACGATTCAATGCCGGAAGCTACATCTTTCGCGAAGGCGAGCCGGCCACCGAGTTCTTTCTGATTCGCTACGGCCGCGTCTCGATCGAGGTGCATCTGCCCGAGCGCGGCACGGTAACCATTCAGACGCTGGGCGAAGGTGACGTGCTGGGCTGGTCCTGGCTCGTGCCTCCCTACCGCAATCAGTTCGACGCCCGGGCCCTGACGCTTGTGCGGGCACTGGCCTTCGACGGCGCCTGCATTCGAAACAAATGCGCTGAGGACCCGCGCCTGGGCTACGAAATCTTCAGCCGCTTTGCCCGGATCATCGCAGAACGACTGCAGGCCACCCGCCTGCAACTGCTCGACATGTACGGTGCCGCCCCCCGTCGTCAACCGCTGCACGCCTGAGACCTATGACCGAGACGCTTCTGGTCCGACCGGAAACGGCGCGGACGCCTGCGCCCATGGCGCCCACCCGCTGGCGGGTCCTGCGCCGACGGCGCGAAACGCACGACACGTGCACGCTGGAGCTGGAGCCGCTCGACACGGACGGCATGGCGTTTCGACCCGGCCAGTTCAACATGCTCTACGTCTTCGGCATCGGCGAAGTGCCGATCTCGATCAGCGGCGATCCGGCCCAACCGGACCGGCTGGTGCACACGATCCGGGCGGTGGGCCCGGTCAGTACGGCCCTGTGCGCGCGCAAAGCAGGCGACGTGATCGGCGTGCGCGGGCCGTTCGGGAGCGCCTGGCCTGTGGAAGCGGCCGAAGGGTACGACGTGGTGGTGATGGCCGGCGGCATCGGACTGGCGCCCCTGCGTCCCGCCATCTACCATCTGCTGCAGCATCGCGGCCACTACGGCAATCTGGTGTTGCTCTACGGCGCGCGCACACCCCGCGACCTGCTCTACGTTCGTGAACTGGAGCGCTGGCGCGGCCGCTTCGACGTGCAGGTGGAGGTGACCGTCGACCACGCCGGTGCGGGCTGGTTCGGTCACGTGGGGGTGGTGACCACACTGCTGCCGCGCGCCCACTTCGATCCGGAAGAGACCGTCGCCTTCGTATGCGGCCCCGAGATCATGATGCGCTTTGCGGCCAAGGCGCTGATGGAGCGTGGCGTGGCCCCGGAGCGCATCTACCTTTCGATGGAACGCAACATGAAGTGCGCCATCGGTCTGTGTGGCCATTGCCAGTTCGGCCCGGTCTTCATCTGCAAAGACGGACCGGTGTTCGACTTTGCCCGCGTTGCCCGACTGCTGACCATCCGAGAACTCTGACGCCATGGCCCGACGCAAGCCCAAACTCGCGGTCTGGAAGTTTGCCTCCTGCGACGGCTGCCAGCTCAGCCTGCTCGACTGCGAAGACGAACTGCTGGCGGTAGCCGGCGCCATCGAGATCGCCTACTTCCTGGAGGCTTCCCGGGCGACGGTGCGCGGTCCCTATGACCTGTCGCTCGTCGAGGGCTCCATCACCACGCCGCACGATGCCGAGCGCATTCGCCAGATCCGTCAGCAGTCGCGTTTTCTCGTGACCATCGGCGCGTGCGCCACGGCGGGCGGCATCCAGGCGCTGCGCAACTTCCAGGACGTGGCCGAATTCACGCGCATCGTCTACGCCCGGCCGGAGTACATCGAGGCGCTGGCCACCTCGACCCCGATCGCCGAGCACGTACCCGTCGATTTCGAACTGCGCGGCTGCCCGATCAACAAGCAGCAACTGCTGGAAGTCATCACGGCGTTTCTGCAGGGCCGGCGCCCCAACATCCCCACCTACAGCGTCTGCGTCGAGTGCAAGCGTCGGGGCACGGTGTGCGTCATGGTAGCCCGCGGCACGCCCTGCCTGGGGCCGCTCACACAGGCCGGCTGCGGCGCGCTGTGCCCTGCCTACAACCGGGGCTGCTACGCCTGCTTCGGCCCGAAAGAAACACCCAACCCGGCCTCGCTCATGCAGTGGTGGCAGGAGCAGCTCGGCGTGTCGGCCCGCGATGCCGAGCGGGCCCTCCGCACCTTCAACGCCTATGCCCCGGCCTTCCGGGAAGCGACGATCGCCCAACCCAACCCGTAGCCAGCAGCCATGTCGGAAGTTCGCCCGACCCGCACGATCCGCGTCGAGGCCCTGGCCCGCGTCGAGGGCGAAGGGGCCATGTACGTCCGCATTCGCAACAACCAGGTCACCGACGTCCGGCTGCGCATCTACGAGCCGCCTCGCTTCTTCGAGGCGTTCCTGCGCGGCCGCTCGTTTCTGGAGGCGCCCGACATTACGGCCCGCATCTGCGGTATCTGTCCGGTGGCCTACCAGATGAGCGCCTGCACGGCCATGGAAAACGCCTGCGGCGTGGAGGTAAACGGTCCGCTGCGGCTGCTGCGCCGCCTGCTCTACTGCGGCGAATGGATCGAAAGCCACACGCTGCATGTGTTCATGCTGCACGCGCCCGACTTTCTCGGCTACGAAAGTGCCCTCGAGATGGCCCGCGACTACCCGGACCGGGTCCAGCAGGGCCTCCAGCTCAAAAAGATCGGCAACGAGCTGATGCGCGTGATCGGCGGTCGGGAGATTCACCCGATCAACGTGCGCGTGGGCGGCTTCTACCGGGCCCCTCGCCCCGACGAACTGCGCGCGCTGGTGGAACCGCTCCGCTGGGCCCGCGAGACGGCCTACGACACGGTGCGCTGGGTGGCGGGCTTCGAGTTTCCGGACTTCGAGCAGGACTACGAGTTCGTGGCGCTGCGGCGCGACGACGAGTACGCCATCCTGGACGGTCGGCTCGTCTCGAACCGAGGGCTGGACATCCCGATCGCGGCCTTCAACGACCATATCGAGGAAGAACACGTGCCGCACTCCAACGCGCTGCACGCCCGCATTCGCGGGCGCGGTGCCTACCTGGTGGGACCGCTGGCCCGCTTCAATCTGAACTTCGATCGGCTTTCGCCGCTGGCACAGGAAGCCGCCCGCGAGGTGGGCTTCCTGCCCGAATGCCGCAATCCTTTCAAGAGCATCATCGCCCGGGCCGTCGAGATTCTGTACGCCTGCGACGAGGCGCTCCGCCTGATCGAAGCCTATGAACCGCCGGAGCAGCCGTTCGTCGAGGTACCACCCCGTGCCGCCACCGGCCACGGCTGCACCGAGGCGCCCCGGGGAATCCTCTACCACCGGTACGTGATCGACGACGAGGGCACCATCCTGGAAGCCCAGATCGTGCCGCCGACGTCTCAGAATCAACGGCGCATCGAGGAAGATCTCCGGGCCTTCGTCGCGCGGGCGCTCACGCTGCCCGACGACGAGCTCCAGTGGCGCTGCGAGCAGGCCATCCGGAATTACGACCCGTGCATCTCGTGCGCCACGCACTTTCTGAAGCTCGAAGTGGACCGGGCATGAAGGTGGTGATCGGGCTGGGCAACGCGCTGCGAGGGGACGACGCGGCGGGACCGGCGACGGTGGAACAGCTCCGGCCCCGCCTGAACGGTACGGTGCGCCTGCTTACGCTGAACGATCCGCTGCATCTGCCCGACTGCTGGGAAGGAGCCGACCTGGCCATCGTGTGCGACGCCGTCTGCTCGGGCGCGACGCCGGGTACGCTGCACCGGTTCGAAGCGCATGCGGCCCCCCTGCCCGCTTCGGTCCGCCCGGCCCTATCGTCGCACGGGATCGGACTGGCCGAGGTCGTCGAACTGGCCCGGCGGCTCGGTCGGCTGCCCCGCCGCCTGGTCATTTTCGGAATCGAAGGCCATTGCTTCGAGCCCGGCACCCCGCTCTCGCCCGAAGTGGCGGCGGCCGTACCGCGCGCCGCCGAAGCCATTCTGCAGGAGCTGCGCGATGCATGAACTGAGCATAGCCCGCGAGCTGGTTCGGCTCATCGAGGCCGAGGCCCGACGTGCCGGAGCCCGGCGCGTCCGCTCGGCACGCGTGGTGCTGGGCGCCCGCTCGCACGTCTCGGCCGAGATCCTGCAGTTTTACGTAACGCACCTGCTCGATCCCGAGGGACCGGCCGCGGGGCTGGTGCTCACCTGCGAACGGCAACCCATGCGCTTTCGGTGCGGGCCCTGCCGGATCGACTACGAACCGTCCGAGACCGACTGGCGCTGCCCGCGGTGCGGCCGCATCGGCGAGCTGCTCGAAACGGGCGACGAAGTCTTCCTGGAAAGCCTGGAAATCGAATGCGCACCACAACCGAACACCTGACGCGCTGGCGCCTGCACGTCGAGGGTGCCGTGCAGGGTGTCGGCTTCCGGCCGTTCGTTTACCGGCTGGCCCATGAGCTGGGCCTGACCGGTGAGGTGCGCAACGATCCTGCCGGCGTGACCATTGAGGTCGAGGGCGATCCGGAGCGCCTGGCCTGCTTCCGGGAACGTCTGAAGCAACAACCTCCGCCGGCCGCCCGCATCCGACGCATCACCTGCACGGAACTGCCCCCCTGCGGCTACCGCACCTTCACCATCGCCGCCAGTCGCCCTGAAGGCGAGCGTCAGGTGTTTCTGCTGCCGGATCTGGCCACCTGTCCCGATTGCCTGCGCGAGCTGTTTGACCCGAACGATCGCCGCTATCGTTACCCGTTCATCAACTGCACCAACTGCGGCCCGCGCTTTACGATCATCGAGCGGCTCCCCTACGATCGGCCCAACACCACGATGCGGCACTTCCGGATGTGCGCGCGCTGCCGGGCCGAATACGAGGATCCGCTGAACCGACGTTTCCACACACAGCCAAACGCCTGTCCCGACTGCGGTCCGCATCTGGCGCTCTGGGATCGAAAAGGCAACGTGCTGGCCGAGCGGGACGAGGCGCTGCGCCGGGCGGCCGAGGCAATCTGCGAGGGACGGATCGTAGCGGTTAAAGGACTGGGCGGCTTTCATCTGATCGTCGATGCCCGCAACGAGGCGGCCGTTCGGGCGCTCCGGTTGCGCAAGGGACGCGAAGCCAAGCCGTTCGCCCTGATGTATCCGTCGCTGGCGGCGGTCCGGGCGCACGCCTGCGTCTCGGAGGCCGAAGCGGCCCTGCTGACGTCACCCGCGGCGCCCATCGTGCTGCTGCGCCGCATCGAAGCGGGCCGGGAGTCGCTGGCCCCGTCGGTGGCGCCCGGCAATCCGTATCTGGGCATCATGCTGCCCTACACGCCGCTGCACCATCTGCTGCTGGCCGAACTGGGCTTTCCGGTGGTGGCCACCAGCGGCAATCGCTCGGAGGAACCCATCTGCATCGACGAGCGCGAAGCGCTGGTGCGGCTGCGCGACCTGGCCGACCTGTTTCTGGTGCACAACCGGCCGATCGCCCGCTACTGCGACGACTCGGTGGTGCGCTTCATCGACGGCCACCCGGTCTTTCTGCGACGTGCCCGCGGCTATGCGCCCCTGCCGGTGGAGCTGGCCGACGACTGGCCCGCCCATCCCGAGCAGGTGCTGGCCGTGGGCGGCCATCTGAAAAACACGGTGGCACTGGCTTCGGGCCGGACGGTCTGGATCAGCCAGCACATCGGCGACCTGGAGACGGCCGAAGCCCGCGCGGCCTTCGTGCGCGTGATCGACGACTTCACGCGCCTGTACGAGCGCACGCCCGACGCGGTAGCCTGCGACGCTCACCCCGACTACGCCTCCACGCACCATGCACACCGGCTGGGCCGGCCGGTCGCGCCGGTGCAGCACCACCTGGCGCACGTGTGGGCCTGCATGGCCGAGCACGGGCTACGACCGCCCGTACTGGGCTTCGGCTGGGACGGCACGGGCTACGGCCCCGACGGCGCGGTGTGGGGCGGCGAATGCTTTCTGGTGACGGCGGAACGCGCCGTGCGGATCGCGCACCTGCGGCCGTTTCGGCTGCCGGGCGGCGAGGCGGCCGTGCGCGAGCCCCGACGGACGGCGCTGGGCCTGCTCCACGCCTGGAAGGGCGAGGCGGCGCTCATGCACCTGCCGTCCGGCGCTTTTACCGAAGCCGAAGCCCGGCTCCTGCTGCAGATGGTGACGCGCGGCCTGAACGCGCCCTGGACCACCAGTATCGGGCGGCTCTTCGACGCGGTAGCCGCCCTGCTCGGCCTGTGCCTGCGCAATCGGTTCGAGGGCGAGGCGGCCATGCTGCTGGAGTTTGCCGCCGAGGAAGCCGAGGCGTCCGGCCCGCCCTATCCGCTGGCGCTTCAGGAGCAGGACGGCCGGCTGGTGCTCGACTGGGCTCCGCTGCTCGAAGCGCTCGAGGCCGACCGCCTGGAGGGGCTCTCTCCGACGGTTATTGCGCGGCGCTTCCACGAAGGACTGGCGACCGCCATCGTAACGATAGCCCGGCGTATCGGCTGCCCGACCGTCGTGCTCAGCGGCGGCTGCTTCCAGAACCGCCTGCTCACCGAAACGTCGCTCCGGCTACTTCGTGCGGCCGGATTTCGCCCGTATATTCACCGACAGGTGCCCCCCGGCGACGGTGGCCTGGCGCTGGGCCAGGTGGCCGCGCTCCGCTGGGGTCTGACCATGCCCGCTCTCGTCAACCATTCATGCTGAAGCCATGTGCCTGGCCGTACCCGGTAAGATCGTCGCCATCCTGGACGAGGACCCGCTTACCCGACGCGGGAAGGTGGACTTCGGCGGCATCCAGAAGGAAGTCAACCTGGCGTTCGTCCCGGAAGCCCGCGTGGGCGACTACGTGATGGTGCACGTGGGCATCGCCATCAGCGTAGTGGACGAAGCCGAAGCGCACCGCGTCTTCGAGTACCTGCAGCAGATCGACGAACTGGAAGAACTCAATCCGCCCGAGGCGCCATGAAATTCATCGACGAATACCGCGATCGCGAGGCCGCACTGCGCTACGCCCGGCTGATCGCGAAGATCACCACGCGGCCCTGGACGATCATGGAGGTTTGCGGCGGCCAGACGCACGCCATCGTGCGCTTCGGCATCGACGAGTTGCTCCCGCCGGGCGTGACGCTCGTGCACGGCCCCGGCTGTCCGGTCTGCGTGACGCCCGTCGAACTGATCGACAAAGCCATCGCCATCGCGTCGATGCCCGGCGTGATTTTCTGCTCGTTCGGCGACATGCTCCGCGTGCCGGGTACGCAGGGCGATCTGTTCTCGGTCAAAGCGCGCGGCGGCGACGTCCGGATCGTCTATTCGCCGCTCGACGCCGTGCAACTGGCCGCCCGCAACCCGGATCGGGAGGTGGTCTTTTTCGCCGTCGGTTTCGAGACGACGGCCCCGGCCAATGCGCTGGCCGTGCTGCAGGCCCATCGCATGGGGCTGAAAAACTTTTCGATGCTGGTGGCGCACGTGCTCGTGCCGCCGGCCATGGAGGCCATCCTGCAATCTCCAAACAACCGCGTGCAGGGCTTTCTGGCGGCCGGCCATGTGTGTACGGTGATGGGTTACCGGGAGTACGAGCCCATTGCGAAAAAGTACCGGGTGCCGATCGTGGTGACGGGCTTCGAGCCACTCGACCTGCTGCAGGGTCTCTACATGTGCATCCGTCAGCTCGAAGAAGGACGCTACGAGGTGGAGAACCAGTACACGCGCTCGGTGCGACGCCAGGGCAACGAAGCGGCTCAGCAGCATATCCGGGAGGTGTTCGAGATCGTGCCGCGCAAGTGGCGGGGCATCGGCGAGTTGCCTCAGAGCGGGCTGGGCCTGCGGGCGCCCTACCAGGCCTATGACGCCGAGCGCAAGTTCGGCGTGGTGGCGCACACGGCCGAGGAAGCGTCGGAATGCATTGCCGGCGAGGTGCTGCAGGGTGCGAAAAAGCCGACCGAGTGCCCGGTGTTTGGCACGCGCTGCACGCCCGAGCATCCGCTGGGCGCTCCCATGGTGTCGTCCGAGGGTGCCTGCGCCGCCTACTACCGGTATCGTCGGTTCACCGAAAAACAGACGGCTACGCCATGAGCGACGGGAACGGCTTCACTCCGGTCTGTCCGCTCCCCATCCAGGAGTACCCCCACGTGCTGCTGGCGCACGGAGGCGGCGGCCGCCTGATGCACCAGCTCATCGACGCCATCGCAAGCACGTTTGCCAGCGCGGAGCTGGCCCGCCGCCACGACGGGGCCGCGCTGCGCATCGGCGATATGCGGCTGGCCTTCACGACCGATGCCTTTGTGGTCCAACCGCTGTTCTTCCCCGGCGGTGACATTGGCAAGCTGGCCGTTTGCGGTACGGTGAACGATCTGGCCATGTGCGGTGCCCGTCCGCTGTACCTGAGCGTCAGCTTCATCCTCGAAGAAGGGCTGTCCATGGAAACGCTCGGGCGCGTGGTGGCCTCGATGCAGGCGGCCGCCCACGAGGCCGGCGTCGAGATCGTCACCGGCGACACGAAGGTAGTCGATCGCGGCAAGGGCGACGGCATCTTCATCAGCACGGCCGGCATCGGGGTGATCGAACACGATCGCCCAGTCGGTCCCGAAGCCGTGCGGCCGGGCGATGCGGTGCTGCTCAGCGGCGACATCGGCCGCCACGGTATCGCCATCATGGCCGTACGCGAAGGCCTGGCCTTCGAGACCGAGATCACAAGCGACTGCGCACCGCTGGCCGCGCCCGTGCTGAAGCTGCTGGAAGCCGGCGTCGAGGTACATTGTCTGCGCGACCTGACGCGGGGTGGCCTGGCCGCGGCTCTGGTGGAAATCGCTCAGACGGCCAGTCTGCACATCCAGCTCGACGAGGCGGCCATTCCCGTGCGCCCGGAAGTGCAGAGCGCCTGCGAACTGCTGGGAATCGACCCGCTCTACGTGGCCAACGAAGGGCGCTTTGTGGCCTTCGTGCCTGAAGCCGAGGCAGAACGGGCCCTGTCGATTCTGCAGGCGGAACCGGTCAGCGCCGATGCCCGCGTGATCGGCCACGTGACGGCCGACGGCCCGGCCGGGCTGGTCACGCTCCGCACGGCCATCGGCACCACACGCGTGCTCGACCTCCTCAGCGGCGAACAACTCCCCCGGATCTGTTGAAGGGTCGAATTTGTCGAATTTAATCCAGTCTCTTTACAAAAAGACTTTTCTTTCGTTTCTTCGGAATCAGAGAGCGTATCGTTCGTTCACAGACCGGTTCAGATCATGCGACGACTGCTGCTGAGTCTGGCAAGCCTGCTGGTGGCCGGCGTGGTGTTCGGTCAGAAATTCGAGCAACTGGCCCGAACGCCCCCGATGGGCTGGAACAGCTGGAATCACTTCGGCTGCAACATCAACGAGCAGATCGTGCGCGAGGTGGCCCAGGCCATGGTACGCTCGGGCATGCGCGATGCCGGCTACGAATACGTGATCATCGACGACTGCTGGCAGGGCGAACGCGACAGCCTGGGCTTCATCCAGCCCGATCCCGAGCGTTTCCCGTCGGGCATGAAGGCGCTGGCCGACTACATCCACAGTCTGGGCCTGAAGTTCGGTATCTATTCGGACGCCGGCGACCGCACCTGTGCCGGACGGCCCGGCAGCCGCGGCCACGAGTACCAGGATGCCCTGACCTACGCCCGCTGGGGCGTCGATTATCTGAAGTACGACTGGTGCCATACGGAGAACCTGAATCCTATTGGCGCCTACACCACGATGCGGGATGCGCTCTATGCGGCCGGGCG from Rhodothermus marinus carries:
- a CDS encoding Ni/Fe hydrogenase subunit alpha; the encoded protein is MSEVRPTRTIRVEALARVEGEGAMYVRIRNNQVTDVRLRIYEPPRFFEAFLRGRSFLEAPDITARICGICPVAYQMSACTAMENACGVEVNGPLRLLRRLLYCGEWIESHTLHVFMLHAPDFLGYESALEMARDYPDRVQQGLQLKKIGNELMRVIGGREIHPINVRVGGFYRAPRPDELRALVEPLRWARETAYDTVRWVAGFEFPDFEQDYEFVALRRDDEYAILDGRLVSNRGLDIPIAAFNDHIEEEHVPHSNALHARIRGRGAYLVGPLARFNLNFDRLSPLAQEAAREVGFLPECRNPFKSIIARAVEILYACDEALRLIEAYEPPEQPFVEVPPRAATGHGCTEAPRGILYHRYVIDDEGTILEAQIVPPTSQNQRRIEEDLRAFVARALTLPDDELQWRCEQAIRNYDPCISCATHFLKLEVDRA
- a CDS encoding FAD/NAD(P)-binding protein codes for the protein MTETLLVRPETARTPAPMAPTRWRVLRRRRETHDTCTLELEPLDTDGMAFRPGQFNMLYVFGIGEVPISISGDPAQPDRLVHTIRAVGPVSTALCARKAGDVIGVRGPFGSAWPVEAAEGYDVVVMAGGIGLAPLRPAIYHLLQHRGHYGNLVLLYGARTPRDLLYVRELERWRGRFDVQVEVTVDHAGAGWFGHVGVVTTLLPRAHFDPEETVAFVCGPEIMMRFAAKALMERGVAPERIYLSMERNMKCAIGLCGHCQFGPVFICKDGPVFDFARVARLLTIREL
- a CDS encoding hydrogenase maturation protease — its product is MKVVIGLGNALRGDDAAGPATVEQLRPRLNGTVRLLTLNDPLHLPDCWEGADLAIVCDAVCSGATPGTLHRFEAHAAPLPASVRPALSSHGIGLAEVVELARRLGRLPRRLVIFGIEGHCFEPGTPLSPEVAAAVPRAAEAILQELRDA
- a CDS encoding cyclic nucleotide-binding domain-containing protein — translated: MTAQRSLKDLLAEHPFFQGLEEPYLELIAGCARNVRFNAGSYIFREGEPATEFFLIRYGRVSIEVHLPERGTVTIQTLGEGDVLGWSWLVPPYRNQFDARALTLVRALAFDGACIRNKCAEDPRLGYEIFSRFARIIAERLQATRLQLLDMYGAAPRRQPLHA
- the porA gene encoding pyruvate ferredoxin oxidoreductase — encoded protein: MTLVVTPRLEAAQLLTGAQAVAHAMRQIEPDVVPVYPITPQTPIIEEFAQMVADGRCDTEIINVESEHSAMSAAVGASVAGARVMTATASQGLALMIEVLYIAASMRCPIVMPLGNRALSGPINIHCDHSDAMLARDSGAVQIFTENGQEAYDYTLMAVRLAEDQRVLLPVIVNLDGFTLTHSAEAVELLPDEVARAFVGHYRPLYPLLDTARPTTQGPFDMPDFYYEHKRQQDEAMRGVLEVFPEVQRAYAEATGRNYRGYYEAYRLDDADFAVVVLGSTAGTAKVVVDTLRDEGQRVGLLKLWLFRPFPHAAVAEALRGKQAVAVMDRALSFGSWGPLFTEIAAALYGLPEAKRPRLHNFTYGLGGRDVTPDQIAEALTRIQDPRTPAVMRYLGVRA
- a CDS encoding 4Fe-4S dicluster domain-containing protein translates to MAWVLERRDFDALLEALSRRGYTLIGPRVRDGAIVYDRIHRSEDLPVGWTDEQRGGMYRLRRRDDEALFGYVVGPQSWKQWLFPPTLHLWRASRSEGDGAFAVEETPLPDEAYAFVGVRACELAAIAVQDRVFLEGPYADPYYRTVRERLFLLAVNCTEPGGTCFCASMQTGPRATAGFDLALTEVLEGDRHYFVVTVGSDTGRAVLADVPHPEAQPDEVAAADTRLQEAATRMGRHLDTEGLKELLQKSYEHPRWDEVARRCLSCANCTMVCPTCFCHTVEDVTDLTGQTAERVRRWDSCFSVEFSYIHGGSVRQSTRSRYRQWLMHKLSTWVDQFGVMGCVGCGRCITWCPVGIDLTEEVAAIRSTRKPASSP
- a CDS encoding thiamine pyrophosphate-dependent enzyme, whose amino-acid sequence is MMTGLSSNGETIRLKTLKELAEREQRELRFQGGHSLCAGCGVPLVVRTVLNAIDTPVVVVNATGCLEVATTRYPSTAWNVPWLHVAFENAAAAASGVEAAFRVLNRKRKNGRPIPFDLPEDVRIIAFGGDGGTYDIGLQALSGALERGHRFTYICYDNEAYMNTGNQRSGATPPLAHTTTTPVGEQSLGKLQQRKDLTEIAVAHHVPYVAQASISNWQDLVRKIQMAVQVDGPSFLNVLAPCQRGWGYDPSQTVEIARLAVETCFWPLYEVIDGEYRLNYRPRKPLPIAEWVKTQGRFRHLLRPENRHLLDALQEQVNREWERLLRKCEGRLLEV
- a CDS encoding oxidoreductase; its protein translation is MARRKPKLAVWKFASCDGCQLSLLDCEDELLAVAGAIEIAYFLEASRATVRGPYDLSLVEGSITTPHDAERIRQIRQQSRFLVTIGACATAGGIQALRNFQDVAEFTRIVYARPEYIEALATSTPIAEHVPVDFELRGCPINKQQLLEVITAFLQGRRPNIPTYSVCVECKRRGTVCVMVARGTPCLGPLTQAGCGALCPAYNRGCYACFGPKETPNPASLMQWWQEQLGVSARDAERALRTFNAYAPAFREATIAQPNP